Below is a genomic region from Desulfuromonadales bacterium.
CCCCGGCGAAGGAGGGGAGAATACCCTTTGTCCCGCCTGCCGGCGTACGGTCATCGAAAGGCGTGGTTTTCGTCTGGGGACCGTCTCGGTACGGGATGGCCGGTGCGGTTTCTGCGGCGTTTCCCTCGACGGGATCTGGTGACGGAGAAGGGAGGAATTCTGATGGGCGGAAACCAGCCCGGGGCAAGGGAGGCAGTAGCCGATTCGTTCAACCTCTGTCTGCCGGAGTGGCTGAAAGACTTTGCCGCCGAGGCGGCCAGGGTCAGCTGTCCGGACGTCTCGGAACGCATGCGTCTGGCCATCGACCTGGCGCGGCGCAATGTCTCAGCAGGGACGGGGGGACCCTTCGGTGCCGCTGTCTTCGAGGCCGAGAAGGGACGCCTGCTTGCCGTCGGCGTCAATCTGGTCGTTGCCGCCCGCTGCTCCATCCTGCATGCCGAGGTGGTGGCGCTGATGCTCGCTCAGCAGCGACTCGGCAGCTTCGACCTCGGCGGCGAAAGTCTTCCTGCCTGTGAACTGGTCACCAGCGCCGAACCCTGCGCCATGTGCTTCGGTGCCCTGCTCTGGTCCGGTGTGCGGCGGTTGGTCTGCGCCGCCCGCGAGGAGGACGTGCGGGCCGTCGGTTTCGACGAGGGGCCAAAGCCTGACGACTGGCCCGGGGAGCTGCAGCGAAGGGGTATCACCGTGGTGCAGGACGTCTGCCGTGATGAGGCCGTGACTGTTCTGAAGGGCTACGCGCTTGGCGGCGGGCTGGTGTACAATCCCCGCCGGTCCGCTTGACGACCTCTGCAGGCGAGGCGCAGCTTCGATGCAAAAAAGGCCGGGGGCATGCTGACCCCGGCCTTTTTTGTGTTTTCACCCTGAAAATTCAGAAACTATAGGCGACGCTGGTCGCAACAAGGTGGACGTCGGCTTGGTATTCTCCGTTGGCGAAGCTGCGGGGGTTCACCCCGGCCGGGTCCAGCGGGTCTCCGATGGCGTTGTTCTTGGTCCGGTCCTCATGGTGTTCATAACCGTAGGCCAGCGACACGCTGAACCGGCCGAAGGTGAGGTCCGTGCCAAGCGTGAACAGATGCGCATCGCTGTCCGGGATCGAGGGATCGAAGGTGCGGTCCGGCACCGGATTTTCCGCGTAGAGGTAACCGGCCAACAGCGTCACCACGTCGTTCAACCGGTATTGGCCGCCGAGGTTGAAAGCCCAGGTGTCGTTCCAGTCCCGCGGCGTGATGTTCTCGGATTGCTGGAGAATCGGCCGGTCGAGTTTGATTTTCAGTTCGTCAAAGGAGGACCAGTCTTCCCATCGGGCGCCGGCCTCCAGGGTCAGCTTCTCGCTGGCGGCCCAGGCCAGGCCGAATGCCGCCTGGGCCGGCAGGCGGATATCGGCGTCGCCGCCGGTCTTCAGAAACAGTGGGCTGATTGCTGCAGCATCGGCCGGGACGTCGAAGCTGGCATCCCCGTCCACGTTGACGTCGACATGGCTCCGATAAGTCGCGCCGAAGTCGATGTTCTCGGAAACCTGCAGCACAAGGCCGAGGTTGTAGCCGACTCCCCAGCCATCCCCGCTGAATTTCTGGTTAGTGTCGGAGAGGGGCCCCAAACCGCCCGGCGGGTTGACGACGAAACCGATGGCGGTGCTGTTGACCTTGCGCTCCAGTTCCGCATCGAGATACAGGACGTCAAGGCCTGCGGCCACCGACAGTTGCGGAATCGGGCGCCAGGCTACAACCGGGTTGATGCTGGTGGTGAACAGATCGGACCTGGTGGCGATATAGCGCCCGTCCCAGTTTTCGTCCCATTCGGTGGAAAGCCCAAAGGGGAAGAAGACGCCAAGTCCGGTTGCCACCTGGTCGTTGACCTGATGGGTTAAATAAAAGGTACTGGGGAACCGGGCGTCTTCCTCACTCTTTTCGGTTCGCCCGGTCAGGGAACTCTTGAATTCACGGTCGAGGAAGAGAGCCGTCGTCCCGGCTTCTACCCGGGTGCCCGGGACTTGTGGCAGCAGGGCGGGGTTGAAGTAGAGAGAGGATGGGCCGGTCGGGTGGGCAACCACTGCATTCGCCTGGCCGAGGCCGGCGGCTCCCTGGGTGAAGACGCCGAACCCGGAGGCGTCCGCCCGAGAGGCGGTAAAAAGCAGTACGAGCAGTAACGGAGAAAGTTTTTTGGTGAAACCATTTTTCATCGCTCAGACCCTTCTCTGGATATATGGAATGACACCTGGTCGATATTCTTCGGAGGGAGGGGCTCCGCGGCTGCCGGTGATCAGACAAACAGCCCCCGTTCCCTTCAATCCTCGCGAGCGGGGCGAACTCCACGGCACAGGATGATCGGTGTGTAAGTGAAGCGGCGGGTATCGGTCAGAAAGCGATGGAAGTCTTCCCGTGCCGCGCTGTAGTCACCGCCGAACTCGGCAAAGTCGCATCCGGATCTCTGGGCCGCCACGTCCATTTTCCGCATCCAGTTGAAGGTGTCTTTTTCCTCCAGTGGGCCGTAGAAGAGGTGATGGGCTTCCACATGGGCCGCGATGTTCTGGTAACCCAGGTCGACCAGATGGGCGTAAAGCTTGCGCCCGGCATAGGGGTCGAAGTTGAAGTTGGCCTCAAGCGAGCGCAGCACGGCCTGAATGGTCTTTTCCAGCCGTTCGCTGTGGCCGTGATGGTTCAGGCTGTTGTGGTCAAGGTCGATCAGGCAGAGGATCCCCCCCGGTTTGAGGCGCCGCGTGGCGTTGCGCACGATGGAAAGCGGATCATCCCGGAAATACTCGAGTAAAAAGCGCATCCAGACCGCGTCGAATTGTTCTTGCGGTTCGAACGGGCCGCGCAAATCGTGGCGGACAAACCGGATTCCTTCCCGGCCGTAACGGCGCTGAGCTTCTTCCAGTCGGGACCCCGAGAAGTCGAGTCCGGTCACCGTGCCGGTATCACCCACCAGGTCCTTGAGGACCGACGTGGTTTTGCCCACGCCGCAGCCGGCATCGAGCACGTGCATTCCCTCCGAAATTCCGGCCCAGCGAGCCTGACGCATTACGTCATCCGGGAGGGTTTTAATGTCTAGGCGGTGGCACTCCTCGCCG
It encodes:
- a CDS encoding nucleoside deaminase, translating into MGGNQPGAREAVADSFNLCLPEWLKDFAAEAARVSCPDVSERMRLAIDLARRNVSAGTGGPFGAAVFEAEKGRLLAVGVNLVVAARCSILHAEVVALMLAQQRLGSFDLGGESLPACELVTSAEPCAMCFGALLWSGVRRLVCAAREEDVRAVGFDEGPKPDDWPGELQRRGITVVQDVCRDEAVTVLKGYALGGGLVYNPRRSA
- a CDS encoding outer membrane protein transport protein; translated protein: MKNGFTKKLSPLLLVLLFTASRADASGFGVFTQGAAGLGQANAVVAHPTGPSSLYFNPALLPQVPGTRVEAGTTALFLDREFKSSLTGRTEKSEEDARFPSTFYLTHQVNDQVATGLGVFFPFGLSTEWDENWDGRYIATRSDLFTTSINPVVAWRPIPQLSVAAGLDVLYLDAELERKVNSTAIGFVVNPPGGLGPLSDTNQKFSGDGWGVGYNLGLVLQVSENIDFGATYRSHVDVNVDGDASFDVPADAAAISPLFLKTGGDADIRLPAQAAFGLAWAASEKLTLEAGARWEDWSSFDELKIKLDRPILQQSENITPRDWNDTWAFNLGGQYRLNDVVTLLAGYLYAENPVPDRTFDPSIPDSDAHLFTLGTDLTFGRFSVSLAYGYEHHEDRTKNNAIGDPLDPAGVNPRSFANGEYQADVHLVATSVAYSF
- a CDS encoding methyltransferase domain-containing protein: MPGSYLMENGEECHRLDIKTLPDDVMRQARWAGISEGMHVLDAGCGVGKTTSVLKDLVGDTGTVTGLDFSGSRLEEAQRRYGREGIRFVRHDLRGPFEPQEQFDAVWMRFLLEYFRDDPLSIVRNATRRLKPGGILCLIDLDHNSLNHHGHSERLEKTIQAVLRSLEANFNFDPYAGRKLYAHLVDLGYQNIAAHVEAHHLFYGPLEEKDTFNWMRKMDVAAQRSGCDFAEFGGDYSAAREDFHRFLTDTRRFTYTPIILCRGVRPARED